GAGGGAGCTGTGATCAGACATGATCAAAGACCTGAAAACGAGGTATCAATGCCATCTCCATCTGACCAAGATGAAAAAAGCACCGTAAAGGGAGATAAAACCCTAGAGGATAGATTTGGTCAGCTAAAGGATCAAATGGATACCATCCAAGAAAGTAAGGCAAATGAAACGCCTGAACGGGATGGAAATGCCATAGGTAAAGCTATGCGTATGGGTACCGAATTTGTGGTTTCAGTTCTTGTTGGCGCATTTTTAGGATGGCAATTTGATACGTGGTTTGATACGAAGCCACTATGGCTCATTCTATTTATGCTATTTGGCTTTGGCGCTGGTGTGAATAATGTCTTGCGACTAGCTAAAAAAGAACAAGAGACTGGCTTGATGGATGAAAAAGATCAAGATCAGTAAGTCTTAAGAGTAAATCTTGAGATATGAATTTAAAATTACGGTTGCTAATAGGCAACTGAAGTACAAATTTTGCGGATGCCTGGTGGGCATCTGAAGCACAAAAATGGAGATGCAACGTGGCAAGTGAACAAGGCGGTTTAGACCCAATTCACCAGTTTGAAATTAAGACGTTATTTCCAATGGAATTCTTTGGTATTGATGCCTCTTTCACCAATTCAACACTTTATATGGTGCTGGCTGTTGGTTTAAGCGCTGCATTCCTTATCTTTAGTATGCGTGGTAGAGCATTGGTTCCGGGGCGCTGGCAATCAGTTGCTGAAATGATGTATGAATTTATAGCCAATCTTGTTCGTCAAATTCTAGGGGCTGAAGGAATGAAATTCTTCCCCCTTGTATTCACTCTCTTTATCTTTGTCCTTTTCTGTAACGTCATTGGTTTATTACCAACAGACCTATTTGGCATTATTCCAGTGCCACATGCTTTCACTGTTACAAGTCACATTATCATAACCTTTGCACTAGCTATGCTGGTAATGACGGTTGTAGTTGGTTACGGCTTCTTTAAGCATGGATTTGGATTTTTAAAATTATTTATTCCTGATGTACCTGTCGTATTGTTGCCAATCTTGGTACCGATCGAAGTAATCTCTTTCCTATCACGTCCTATTAGTCTATCTCTTCGTTTATTCGCGAACATGCTAGCTGGTCACGTAGCGATGAAAGTGTTTGCCGGTTTTATCATCAGTCTTGGATCGTTAGGAACATTAGGTGTGTTGGCAACTGTCATGCCTTTTGCAATTGGTGTGGCTTTAACCGCACTTGAGTTTTTGGTTGCGTTCTTGCAAGCCTTTGTGTTTGCAACGCTAACCTGCATTTATCTTCGGGATGCTATGCACCCGTCGCACTAAATTTTTAAAAGTTTAGAGCATTTCAGCTAAGTGAAAAATAGATGAAATGCTCTTTAAAACATTCAATTTTAACGAATTACAGCTATTTCGAAACTAAAGGAGCCTAAAATGGAAGTTGAAGCAGCTAGATTTATTGGTGCTGGTATTGCGTGTCTCGGTATGGGCGGCGCAGGTATTGGTCTTGGTTTGATCTTTGGTAACTATCTTGCTGGTGCATTACGCAACCCTTCAGCAGCTCCAGGTCAATTTACAAACCTATTGCTTGGTTTTGCGTTGACTGAAGCACTTGGCATTTTCTCGCTTGTTATCGCGTTTCTAGCGCTATACGGCTAAGCCAAAAAATTCCAACTGGAGCTTTGAGGGAAAATTCCTTAAAGCTCCAGTTCTTTTTTATTTTTACGATTTTTAAAAATCGAACAGCAACTTTGTGCTGAAATAGAATTAATCTTGTAGGTTTATCTCATTTAATTATAAACCCAGTTCATTCTATCAAAAACAAAGACAAGAATTCTTAAAAAGCCCTCGAAAAATCGAGAGGCAGACAAACACGTAAATCGTGTTAATCTAAAGATACATAGATATACCATTTACTGAATTTAAGGTACTTGGCAGTGTCTAGTGACAAGCTTAGGATAAGTGACCGTGGCAGAACAAAGCAATACTACTCACACTGAAGTCCCGGCAGATGGCCATAAAGCGGTGTTCCCACCGTTCGATAGTTCAAAATTTGAAGCTCAACTTGTTTGGCTAGCCCTCACCTTCATCATTTTATACGTTGTAATCTCCCGTATGGCATTGCCACGCATTGGTGAAGTACTCGAAGAGCGCCAAGATCGTATCCAAAGAGATATGGATGAAGCCAATCGCTTAAAAGAAGAAACAGACAAAGCGATTGCAAATTACGAAGAAGCATTAGCAACAGCCCGGAAAAAAGCAAACGGTATCGCAGAAGAAACCCGCGCTAAGCTAAAAGCTGAAATCGATGCTGAACAACAAGCTGTAGAAGACAAAATTAATAAAAAAGCTGAAAGTGCTGAGAACCGCATTGCAAAAGCTAAAGAAGAAGCTTTTGGAGAAGTGAGCAAAATCGCACAAACAACAACAGCCACAATTGTTGAAAAGTTAGTTGGAACAAAACCATCAGATCAAGATATTGAGCAAGCTTTAAAATAAGCAAAAATCCAAAAAACGGTTTAACTATTGTTCAAAGTAAGATCTTAAGAAAGGCATGCAAAGCATGAGTATTTTCGCAGACGCATCCACATGGGTGTCTATTTTCTTTTTCACATTTGTAGCCATTCTGGTTTGGAAAAAAGTCCCCGACCTAATTGGTGAAGCTTTAGATAAACGTTCAGCTGACATTCAAAAAGAGTTGGATGAAGCACGCAAACTTCGTGAAGAAGCTCAGCACATTCTGGCCGAGTACCAAAGAAAAGCAAGAGAAGCAGAACAAGAAGCTGAAAGCATTGTTGCTCAAGCGAAAAAAGAATCAGAAAATTTTGCTAAAGAAACACGCGAAAAATTAGAAGAAACTCTAGAGCGTCGTTCAAAAGCAGCTGACCTAAAAATTGTACAAGCTGAAGCCAAAGCAGTAGAAGAAGTAAGAACAGCTGCGATTGATGCAGCTGTTAAGGCATCTGAAACATTACTAGCTGGTCAAGCAACAGGCTCTAAAGGTGATGACTTGATTAACAAATCAATCTCTGAACTGAAAGATCGTATGAACTAATTTTCAGATCTTAAAATTAATAATTTCGAACCGGGTTCTAGAAATAGAGCCCGGTTTTTTATTGTGTTGAGTTTTTTCTTTTCAATGAATGAGATAAAATGCAAATGAAAAAGCATATAATGGATGAATTATCATGACTGAGAAAACTGACAATGAACGTTTCGAAAGAGGCCATGCCCTTTTAAACAAAATTCACGGCACTACAGGCAAAAATGTATTGGAAGGTATAAGCGAGCTATCACCAGACCTAAGCAAGTTCATCACCGAATATGCCTTTGGTGACATTTACTCAAGGGAAGCTTTAGGTTTGCGAGAAAGACAAATCGCGACCATCGCGTCTCTCATCACGTTAGGCGACGCTCAATCAGAATTAAAAGTTCATATGAAAGCAGGTTTAAATGTAGGACTTACCAAAGAGCAAATCGTTGAGATTATCTTGCAAATGAGCCTCTATGCCGGTTTTCCTAGAGCAATTCATGCCATAAAAACCGCTAAAGAAGTTTTTGATGAAGCAAAAGACTAAAGCAATACCCATTCCCCCCAAAAAAAAACGCCAGAGCAATTTATGCATTCAAGCGTAAATCTGATCTGACGTTTTTATAAGTTAAACATAGACCCAGCCAAAATTCGTCTGAGGGGGGAGGGAGGGGGATAAAATCTCAGCCCGATCTATATTTAAAACTCTTTATTAAATCTCTGTGTTCAAAAAACTCTGTGCTTATGGAAGCTCAGGGTAAGTGATGCCGTGAGCATTATCAAAAGTTTCAGGATACTGAATGCCGAAAGTGTTTTGAGGCGCTTCAGGGTTATTGATCCCAAAAGGTGATACATCGCCAGCAAAAGCCGAAACAGAACCACCAACAAGAGTGAATAGAACAACTGATAAAGCAATAATATTTTTCATAGAATTAATCTCCGTATTTGATTGTTAACCACCCTGTGTGGCTGCGTTGAAAAGAACATGGACCATCGGAATAAGAAAAAAAAGAGCACCTCACAGCCCCGTGAAATCGTTTGATAATTGAAGTGGAAACAGGTGTGTTTCGTGATCAGTTCTCACGCTGGCGTGAAGATCGCTCACATATGCGGATGCTTTGTGGGCATCTGAAGCACAAAAAAGAGAGCGAAGACCTAACTCATCCTCGCACTCCCGTGAACAACCGAACCAAGCCATCTTAAAGAGCCAGAAAATCACTATGAAAAAGCGCCTAATATCAAGAAAGAGTTCAGTCCTCAGTCAGCTGAGAACGAAAAACGTAGGCCTCGGCGCGGTTGCAAGTGGGCAACCTAAAGCGCAACTAAAAAAAACCGTCAACGCGCGAGCAGTTGCACCTCGTAGGGCGGCCACTTTGTGGCCATCGCCCGGGAGAGAGTAGTGTGATAATTCACACATCTATTATTTCTCCCATCTCCTAAATTCAAATCATCAACAGCGCGGGGCAAGAAACAAAGCAAAGCAAAGCGCAGTGCAGAGATTAAAACAAAACAGCGCGGTTGCTTGTGGGCAACCTGAAGCGCCACTAAAAGAGAGATTTAAAATGACAACTTTAAAAACAATGATCGTAAGCGCAATCGCAATTCTAACAATCAGCTTCACAGCCCTAACAGCATCAGCCACAGGCGCAAGTGCTGGCGGCTGGAAAAAACACTACGGCCATAATCACTACTACGGTTATAACTATGGCTACAAATATAAGCGCGGTTACCACGGCCACAAATTCTACAAAAAAGGCCACTTCAAATTTAAGAAATTCAAAAATGGCCGCAAATTCCACAGAAAGTTTCGTGGAAACTTCCGTCGCAAGTTCCGCCGTTAGGATCTAAAGAACGAAGAGAATAAGAAACAAAAACCGGTCCCGAAAGAGACCGGTTTTTTTTATGTCTGATATTATTAAGCTGGCAGCACGAAGAAGGAGTGACGCCACTTTGGCGTCAGGACATGGCGAAGCGTCAGCGCAGCCCGGCGCGCAAGATCAGCCTGAACGGAGCGAAGCGAGTACGGATAAAGCTGATCGCAAAAAATGCACCGCCCCCCGTAGGCCTATGAGCTTTAGCAGCGCAGTTGCTGTTGGGCAAGCTGAAGCGCCACTAAAATAGAATAGCCGTGAGAGAAAACAAAGCTTAGTCATCACCCGTGAGAATGTAACTGAGACAGAAAACTCTATTTTTTCAAAATGCCCAACCGTCCTTCAGTCAAGCTGGTAACAATAACATCACCGCCAACATCAAGACCACCTGTCACCATGGCATACGAACCATCAGGGTCTTGCAGGGTCTCTAAAACTTCACCCTCACCAGAAAACCTCACAGCAAAGCCATAACGCTGTGGCTTAGGGCGAATGAGCTCCGGTAGCCGCATCATCACTTTACGTAAAAAGGGATAAGAGGAAAGCATATCAAGAGGTGTTGATCGAGGGCTCACCAACCCCACCCAAAACGTACCATCCGGGTTGTCATTAATATTATCGGGAAAGCCGGGTAGGTTTGAAAGCAGCGTTTCTGTTTGGCCTTGCTTTTTACCTTTAAGCCAATGTCTTAAAATGCTGTAAGTCCCCGTCTCAACAATGAGCAAATAGCTCTCATCTTTAGCCAGAGCAATACCATTGGCAAAATTCAATCCTTTAAGAACTTCCTTAGTTTCTTTCGTCCTTGGATCATAAACCAATACCCGTCCATTTCCCCCATGATCAACCAGGTCAAGCAAAGAGGCCGGTAAAGTCCCACCCACTGCTTTGGCACTAAATTTCTGTGACGCATCAGAGAAATATATTTTGCCATCTTGGGTAATATCCAAATCATTCGCATAGAGAATAGGCTGGCCGTCAGAAGATTTCTCGGCCAGAACTTCAACATTGCCTGTCGAAGAGATCCTTAATAAACCTAGATACGCATCAGCTCCATAAAGCGTACCGTCAGCAGAAACCTCAAGACCAAGTACCCGCCCCTTCGGGTGAGCAAAAGTCGAGACAGTTTTCGTAGTTAGATCAACTTTTAGTATCTTTCCCGAATGGGCTGAAACGTAAATGTTGCCATCAGCCCCAAGAGCAACGTCCTCTGGACCAGTTTCACCCTTAAGATCAATGAAACTCAATGACTTTAAACGTTGATTGGCCTGAAAGGCACCAACATAACCAGTTGAAGTCGGAGCTTTCCAGGCAACAGGGTCAACAGGAACTGGCCAAAACACTAAATAGGCCAGTAAAATGGCCGCCAATATGAGCAAGGTACGTTTTATCAATCTGAAGAACTTTCATACCGCAAGATAGGTTTTCTAGCCGCTGCCGTTTCATCTAACCGCCGGCGTGGTGTATGTACAGGCGCTTGATGGAACGTCTCTTCATTCTCGCCCGCAAGAGCTTCTTTAATCAAAGAGGCTAGCGTCTCAACAAAAAGATCAATGCTTGTCTGCGATTCGCTTTCCGTTGGTTCAATAAGCATAGCCCCCTTACAAACAAGCGGGAAATAAATCGTCATCGGGTGGAAGCCCTCGTCGATCAAGCGCTTGGCAATATCAAGTGTCGTCACACCGCTATCAGCAAGGCTGCTTTCATCAAACAACACTTCATGCATACACGCCTGATCACCAAAAGGCTGGTTGAGAAGGTCTTTTAAGCGTACACGAATATAGTTGGCATTGAGAACAGCATCCCCGCTTGCCTGCGCCAGGCCGTCAAGCCCATGACTAAGAATATAAGAGAGCGCACGAACATACATGCCCATCTGCCCATGAAACGCTGTAAGGCGTCCAAAGGGTTGAGCCTGGCTAATGACATCACTGTCACTATGGCTCTCTCCAACATGTAAATCTTCAACAAGCGTTAGGCCATCATCGCTTTTTTGTAAAAACGGAAGGGGTGCAAACGCAGATAAACGCTCGGATAAAACAACCGGACCAGAACCAGGTCCCCCGCCACCATGCGGTGTTGAGAAGGTTTTGTGCAGATTGAAATGCATCGCATCAACACCAAGGTCACCAGGGCGAACCCGGCCCATAATCGCGTTGAAGTTCGCACCATCACAATAAAAATAACCACCAGCATCATGCACCGCATCGGCAATCGCTTTTATCTCGCGCTCAAACAAACCACAGGTATTAGGATTGGTCAGCATAATGCCTGCAATAGTTTCAGCCCCATTTTCTTCAATGGCCGTTTGCACTGCACTAGCCCGAACAGTGCCATCTGCATCGGCCGGAATAGAAGCAACCTTAAAGCCAAGTTGCGCCGCCGTTGCCGGATTTGTCCCATGCGCACTCTCAGGTACAAGAACAATGTTCCGCGCGCTGTTCGCAGCCTCTAGAGCAGCTTTAATAGCCATCATACCGCAAAGTTCACCATGAGCACCTGCTTTAGGAGAAAGCGCAATGCTATCCATTCCTGTAAGCTCAAGCAACCAGTGAGAAAGCTCTTCCATCAACTGCAGAGCCCCTTGCACGCTTGATTGTGGTTGAAGGGGGTGAATATCAGTAAATCCAGGCAAGCGCGCCATTTTTTCGTTCAAACGTGGATTGTGCTTCATCGTGCAAGAACCAAGTGGATAAAACCCACTATCAATCGCATAATTTTGTTGGCTGAGACGCACATAATGACGAACGGCTTCAGGTTCAGATAATCCTGGCAAACCTATTTCGTCCTTACGCTCGAGCCCACCAAGCAGTGTCTCCGTTTCCGCGCACTCAGGTAAATCAACACCGGTTTTATCAAGCCCGCCCACTTCAAATAGAAGTGGTTCGTTCATCAACAAACCCTTATGGCCACTATAGCTCTCTTGAGGTTCAGTAAGGTCTTCTGTGCTTTCTTGTGGACGCGTTACCCGTCCTTTATTATTAAGCATCGAGCGCCTCCTTTAATCCGGCACATAACTCATTGATATGAGCATCACTCACAGTTTCAGTCGCAGCTAACATTAAAAGGTTTTCTAGAGGCTTTTGATTTGGCCAAAGCCGAGATGCTGGAACGCCAGCTAAAATATTCTTCTCTGCCAACCTTTCGACGATAGGTTCAGCCGGTTTGCTCAGGCGAATTGTAAATTCATTAAAGAAACTTTGGTTGATCACTTCAACGCCCTCTATTTCAGATAGGGCTTTTGAAAGTTGAACAGCTTTCGAATGATTAAGTTTCGCTAATTTCTTTAAACCAAGTTCACCAAGCAAAGTCATATGAATGCTAAATGCAAGACAACAAAGACCAGAGTTGGTACAAATATTAGACGTCGCTTTTTCACGGCGAATATGCTGCTCCCGCGTTGAAAGGGTGAGCACAAACCCACGCTTACCATCAGCGTCAACAGTTTCCCCGCATACACGCCCTGGCATTTGCCGTACATATTTTTGGCGGCAAGCAAAAAGCCCTAAATAAGGTCCACCAAAATTAAGACCATTACCAATAGATTGACCTTCTGCAATCACAATATCAGCCCCCATATCACCAGGAGCTTGAATGGCCCCTAACGAGACCACTTCAGTGACAACCGCAATGAGGAGAGCGCCTTTTGCCTGAGCCGCGCCAGCGATTTCTCGAAGGTCATAAAGAGAGCCAAAGACATCAGGTGTTTGCACAACGACACAAGAGGTTTCATCATCGATTTGGGCGATTAAATCTTCTGTAGCTGATTGACCAGGGACCACTTCAGATTGGTCAACATGAAAGGAACTCATATGCGATAAAGTTTTAACAACACCAGCATAATGCGGGTGTAAATTCCCAGAGAGCAAAGCTTTTTTCCGTCTCGTAATACGGTGTGCCATCAAAACGGCTTCACCGCACCCGGTCGAGCCATCATAAAGCGAAGCATTGGCAATTTCTGAACCAAGTAGATTGGCCACCTGAGTTTGAAACTCAAATAAATATTGCAATGTCCCCTGACTAATCTCAGGTTGATATGGCGTGTAAGATGTGAGGAACTCAGATCGTTGTATGAGGTGATCAACACTAGCGGGCACATGATGACGATAAGCACCACAGCCAACAAAAAAGGCTCCGTCTCCAGCAGCTCTGTTCAAACTTGAAAGGGCTGCAAGGTGCTGTTCAACTTCCATCTCAGATTTATGAGGTGGCAGGGATGTTGGTGGTTGTTGAAGCGGGGCTCCAGCTTGTTCAAACAAATCGTCAATTGAAGCAACGCCAATGGTATCAAGCATCGCACGGCGCGTATGGTCAGTATGTGGCAAATATCGCATTGATTAAAATCTCTTTACTAGAGCGTGTCTCATAAAAGTGGCTATCGGTTTAGTGAACTTGCGGATGCTTTTGTGCCGGTTGCTAGTGGGCAACTAAAGGCACTAAAAAAGAGCATCTGAAGCAAAAAAAGAAACGCTAAAACAAAATTTTAGAGCATTGTCACGAATTTAAAACATGCATGACATGCTCTAAACCCTGATTATTGGTTTTCTTTAACAAAGGCATCATATTGAGCCCGGTCCATTAATTTAGTCAACTCATCCTCTTGAATAATTGTTTGTTTGAAAAACCATCCTGCCCCTTCAGGGTCGTCATTTGCAAGACCAGGGTTAGCAGCGAGCTCTTCATTCATTTCTGTTGTTTCACCAGTGACCGGGGTGTAAACTTCACTGGCAGCTTTCACAGATTCAACAACAGCTGCTTCATCCCCTCGTTTAAAGCCGCGACCGGTTTCAGGTAATTCCACAAACACAATGTCACCCAATTGACTTTGCGCATAAGTGGTAATGCCAACAGTGGCTACACCATCTTCAACAGAAACATATTCATGAGAAGGGCTGTAATAAGTTTTAGTCATCAAAAAAACTCCAAATATCTATTTAAGAAGATCTATCTATTTTAAAAAAATTATACCTAACTAGTTAGAAAAATTATTTTTAACTAGTTTGCTAGTGCTGGGTTGGCTTCTTAGCATTATAGGTCCGGTAGGGGGTAAACGGTAGATCCGTGACCCGCCAAAGAGATTTTCTCCCCCGAACTTCCACAAAAATCGAGGTGCCTAATTTATCATAAGGGAGAGTGACATAGCCCATAGCAACTGGCCCGCCAATAGTTGGCCCAAAACCACCGCTGGTTACAATGCCAATTTCTTGGTCCTGGTCATTAAACAATTTTGCCCCTTCACGAGCTGGGGCTGCCGTGCCGTCAGGTAATAAGCCAACACGGCGTTTAGAAGGGCCATTTGCAACTTGGCCAAGAATGACACTGTCACCTAAAAAGCCACCCTCTTGTCGGCGCCTTTTATTCATAATCCAGGACAAATCGGCTTCAATAGGGCTTGTTGCTGTATCTATATCATGGCCAT
This Hyphomicrobiales bacterium 4NK60-0047b DNA region includes the following protein-coding sequences:
- a CDS encoding F0F1 ATP synthase subunit A, translated to MASEQGGLDPIHQFEIKTLFPMEFFGIDASFTNSTLYMVLAVGLSAAFLIFSMRGRALVPGRWQSVAEMMYEFIANLVRQILGAEGMKFFPLVFTLFIFVLFCNVIGLLPTDLFGIIPVPHAFTVTSHIIITFALAMLVMTVVVGYGFFKHGFGFLKLFIPDVPVVLLPILVPIEVISFLSRPISLSLRLFANMLAGHVAMKVFAGFIISLGSLGTLGVLATVMPFAIGVALTALEFLVAFLQAFVFATLTCIYLRDAMHPSH
- a CDS encoding F0F1 ATP synthase subunit C yields the protein MEVEAARFIGAGIACLGMGGAGIGLGLIFGNYLAGALRNPSAAPGQFTNLLLGFALTEALGIFSLVIAFLALYG
- a CDS encoding F0F1 ATP synthase subunit B, with protein sequence MAEQSNTTHTEVPADGHKAVFPPFDSSKFEAQLVWLALTFIILYVVISRMALPRIGEVLEERQDRIQRDMDEANRLKEETDKAIANYEEALATARKKANGIAEETRAKLKAEIDAEQQAVEDKINKKAESAENRIAKAKEEAFGEVSKIAQTTTATIVEKLVGTKPSDQDIEQALK
- a CDS encoding F0F1 ATP synthase subunit B, producing MSIFADASTWVSIFFFTFVAILVWKKVPDLIGEALDKRSADIQKELDEARKLREEAQHILAEYQRKAREAEQEAESIVAQAKKESENFAKETREKLEETLERRSKAADLKIVQAEAKAVEEVRTAAIDAAVKASETLLAGQATGSKGDDLINKSISELKDRMN
- a CDS encoding carboxymuconolactone decarboxylase family protein produces the protein MTEKTDNERFERGHALLNKIHGTTGKNVLEGISELSPDLSKFITEYAFGDIYSREALGLRERQIATIASLITLGDAQSELKVHMKAGLNVGLTKEQIVEIILQMSLYAGFPRAIHAIKTAKEVFDEAKD
- a CDS encoding SMP-30/gluconolactonase/LRE family protein — translated: MIKRTLLILAAILLAYLVFWPVPVDPVAWKAPTSTGYVGAFQANQRLKSLSFIDLKGETGPEDVALGADGNIYVSAHSGKILKVDLTTKTVSTFAHPKGRVLGLEVSADGTLYGADAYLGLLRISSTGNVEVLAEKSSDGQPILYANDLDITQDGKIYFSDASQKFSAKAVGGTLPASLLDLVDHGGNGRVLVYDPRTKETKEVLKGLNFANGIALAKDESYLLIVETGTYSILRHWLKGKKQGQTETLLSNLPGFPDNINDNPDGTFWVGLVSPRSTPLDMLSSYPFLRKVMMRLPELIRPKPQRYGFAVRFSGEGEVLETLQDPDGSYAMVTGGLDVGGDVIVTSLTEGRLGILKK
- the gcvPB gene encoding aminomethyl-transferring glycine dehydrogenase subunit GcvPB produces the protein MLNNKGRVTRPQESTEDLTEPQESYSGHKGLLMNEPLLFEVGGLDKTGVDLPECAETETLLGGLERKDEIGLPGLSEPEAVRHYVRLSQQNYAIDSGFYPLGSCTMKHNPRLNEKMARLPGFTDIHPLQPQSSVQGALQLMEELSHWLLELTGMDSIALSPKAGAHGELCGMMAIKAALEAANSARNIVLVPESAHGTNPATAAQLGFKVASIPADADGTVRASAVQTAIEENGAETIAGIMLTNPNTCGLFEREIKAIADAVHDAGGYFYCDGANFNAIMGRVRPGDLGVDAMHFNLHKTFSTPHGGGGPGSGPVVLSERLSAFAPLPFLQKSDDGLTLVEDLHVGESHSDSDVISQAQPFGRLTAFHGQMGMYVRALSYILSHGLDGLAQASGDAVLNANYIRVRLKDLLNQPFGDQACMHEVLFDESSLADSGVTTLDIAKRLIDEGFHPMTIYFPLVCKGAMLIEPTESESQTSIDLFVETLASLIKEALAGENEETFHQAPVHTPRRRLDETAAARKPILRYESSSD
- the gcvPA gene encoding aminomethyl-transferring glycine dehydrogenase subunit GcvPA; this encodes MRYLPHTDHTRRAMLDTIGVASIDDLFEQAGAPLQQPPTSLPPHKSEMEVEQHLAALSSLNRAAGDGAFFVGCGAYRHHVPASVDHLIQRSEFLTSYTPYQPEISQGTLQYLFEFQTQVANLLGSEIANASLYDGSTGCGEAVLMAHRITRRKKALLSGNLHPHYAGVVKTLSHMSSFHVDQSEVVPGQSATEDLIAQIDDETSCVVVQTPDVFGSLYDLREIAGAAQAKGALLIAVVTEVVSLGAIQAPGDMGADIVIAEGQSIGNGLNFGGPYLGLFACRQKYVRQMPGRVCGETVDADGKRGFVLTLSTREQHIRREKATSNICTNSGLCCLAFSIHMTLLGELGLKKLAKLNHSKAVQLSKALSEIEGVEVINQSFFNEFTIRLSKPAEPIVERLAEKNILAGVPASRLWPNQKPLENLLMLAATETVSDAHINELCAGLKEALDA
- the gcvH gene encoding glycine cleavage system protein GcvH, encoding MTKTYYSPSHEYVSVEDGVATVGITTYAQSQLGDIVFVELPETGRGFKRGDEAAVVESVKAASEVYTPVTGETTEMNEELAANPGLANDDPEGAGWFFKQTIIQEDELTKLMDRAQYDAFVKENQ